Genomic DNA from Mytilus trossulus isolate FHL-02 unplaced genomic scaffold, PNRI_Mtr1.1.1.hap1 h1tg000050l__unscaffolded, whole genome shotgun sequence:
aattcttattaattattttgatatcagGAAACCTATCAATTTCCCTTTTCGCTTTCTTTGGAGATTGTAATCATCACTACGTAAAACAGGTTCTTAAAAGGGGAAGGAATGGAAGGTTTTAGAAAGGCAAACACTGTAAAAAGGGGCAAATACTAGGAAAATGGAtaaactatcattttctgttgtCGTTTTGCACATGTAATTAGTAACAATAATACTGcttattgctatttgtcatgatttgttaatttaaaaacaagaactGGCAAAATGATTTTTGCATCAAATGTACATTAACATTTGGCTATagttaaatgtttgtttcatcaGAATATCCCACATTACctaatttcaaaacaacagtCTGTTAAAAATTAATCTGTTTATGTTATAGTATTTGCTCTTGTGCTCATAAATGTATCAACTGTGTCCTCAACACAGATACTCgtgttgaaaatgaaaaatcttgttTGCACCAAAACTTGCTaatgaaatacatttgtattatactCCCAACACTACCCACCCACTCCTTGGGTTGTACACTAGAATGATTTTGTCCGTCCTTTGTTAAGTTTGTTACATATTACTCTCCTGCTCTGTTATGGAAAGATATTTGGTCAGGAACTCATATAATTGAGAAGAATGATGTGAAGGATGTTCGACTCTGTAGGGCCTTACTTCAAATTTATCTTTTCTTGACGGTAAATAAAAAACTGTTATCTACATTGCATATAACACTCTATGTGTTGCAGTATACATCTCTCCATGAGTCCATATAACCTGCAAAATTGTTGAATTTGAGACGAACACATTTTAGTTTGTTAAGGCAAGTTCTGGgatgttcttttttaaaaacctgtaaaaacagttttataaatttcaaaattttggacGGATTTCTGTTTTTTTCCAACTACAGTTTTCTAATTACGTTACTAGTTTATTTACCGGGTATAAGCTCTAAGGATGACTCGTGAAGATTTATTTTGTGCAATGAAGTTTTGTAAATTGATGTAGATTTTAGTTTATGTATAATCCATTATCTTCATACAAGTACAAAGATATGAGTGTTATTTATTCACTACCTAAAAATTCTGTTATTTAAAACTttgtatattaattataaaagcTTGATAGATTTCCTTAAGATATGATCATACAACTGTACCTTCATTGTACTGAAAgcttaacaaaatataaaatgccAAGACTACAGATTCCAGTGTTTTTGTGGAATTTAAATGATGTACtataacaaagtttaatttcatGTAAACCTGAAGAAAACTTGCAGGTTGCATACACATGTTCTCTCAGTTAACGTGGTTAAAGCCtcttttgatgaaaaaacaaatcattatatttttgtgcattttatattcaaaataactgaTTACTGGTGTTCATGTCAGATTACAcatttctccatgttttatcatcccaatatcaaactaaaagaaGCATAACTTACAAAAGTggaatatactgtaaattcggaaattattgcgaggtttttattattgcgaataatgcgaccgagttgtaaacgcaataattaaaactcgcattttgtaattttttaactgaataaagcatgacttttcccaaaattgtaaaaattaaaatcgcatttaagttgaaattgacaaaatcgcaataataaatgctcgcaataatttctgaattttacaGTACTcagcattttttgtttatagttcATTAAATGTTTCTGCTGATATGCTTAGCTTCAGAAgaagatttatgaaaatggtttataacaatttatgaattcTACTTAtggaaaaatatcttttaaattctaactattttttcaaaatatctaagATTATTTTTGTGTGCATCCTCCTTGGGTTTAAACCATTAGAAGAATTCATAAACCaacataacaaattaaaacaaaatgagtacACAAAGGTcagataaaatgtaaataattaatattttcatattcaaagTTATAGCTGTTGAAGGATTTGGTTAACAGAATGGAGCACCACTTTGTGTTATGATTTTCTGGGTGGACTGATAAGGTCCGAAATTCTCATGGACTATCAGGATCCAGAATACAAACCATATTTATATAGACCCCATGAAAACTATTGCTGATTTTAAGTGAAACGAGATATTTTCTGTAgctatttattttgtacatgtcaTATTTCACAATCatgtcaaaaatatttgtttatgtctagATGAATAAATACTACTGAGTCAGCATTTTGTTTTAGAAGTTTTATGTATAGTATAACAAGAAGGTGTCCCCAGTAAACAGATGCCtcactcccactttcattttctatgttcagtggaccgtgaaattggggtcagaactctaatgtggcattaaaattagaaagatcatatcataacgAACATGAATACAGTAGACTCCAGCCAATCGGATACCCAAAATGTCAGCTATAAATATTCGATTATCCAATATATTCAATTAGAGGATGAATGTAAATTCATTGAATATTCTGCAATAATAAGTAGATCCAATCCTGAGATGTTACTAACCCTTTCAATTGCTTAATATGTGAAAGGGCTGGAGGATTGATGGAGTGATTTTTATCAGTAACATCACCACGATGTTTGCGTAAAAAAATATCACCTGATTATGTAATGATTAAATTTGTTTGCACTTGCAGTTTTTAATTCctatatttcttaaaataaatcaaatgtccTGAAATACTTATGTGAATTATTATCTTCCattcatagtttgtcttcattTGTTTAGTAAACAAATTTAGATCcatgtactaagtttcaggttgatttgaattcaacttcataaaaaactacctcgaccaaaaactttaacctgaaactagACAGATGAACAAATGGACGaacagatgcacagaccagaaaacttaatgcccctcttctatcctaggttgggcataaaaataagaagatgtgatgtgaCTGTCAATAAGTCAACTATCCACCAGAAACCAAATGATCAGGGCATTGACAGCTACAGGTGattgccttcaacaataagcaaaacacATACACTATATATAATGGATGTAGAAAGGCCCctgaataacaaaatattaaataaatcagaAGACAAATTGATGGCttgatttatgacaaaacaaaagCATTATTAGGAAACCTGTGGATAACAGGCAACTTACTTAGAAACAGGCACACAAAAATGTGGGGTCAAACTTATTTGTCAGACCAACACTCACTTATTCTATTACAGCACAAAATAAGAAGTCTTCAACTcataaaataatacatgtttgATATTCTGATTCTAAAGAATATGgacataagaaataaataaaaaaaactggattttctttgactttttaatGTGGTTGCAGATGTATGTAGTTTTACTTCACATTATTCacaattcatttttgaatttatcTCCAGTTGACTTAGTTAGAATTTATCTTATTTACTAAATTCTAAGATGCTCACATCAAGACaaacattatattatattatcgctattttgtgcatttttcctttgatcttttttttgtgataatttttcataccatgctactcgcttgagatgggaAATTATTGCTAGAAACCAAGCAGGCATGTGGTGTTGTTATAAAATTggcatgaaattgacaacgtcgtcataggtaaaatagtgataaacagattatcattggtcatctcaacggAAATCTATAAATATGGAATTAATCACATTCAATGTAagtaagttaataaaaaaaaaaattgatacagGCAAATTAATCCAAATAAAAGTTgacttaaaaattcaaataactgatacctattttgttatttttgttaggaaaaataatatttttaaatgtcaccTTCCAGAAATGAATTCAATGATATTGATTTAATTACAAAACTATCATTCAGATTTGCTCATATTGTTTTCACCTGGTTAGATTACAACAGGATTTATCAAATTAGCTTTACTAACTAATCAACCTGTTAATTGAATACATTAATGACCCCAAGCCACAGACAAGCCAACAACTCCATGGAACTGAGAATTGACAGAAATGTCTCCATGTCTCAATTTATATGCCATTTTATGCTTCTTGTCAAAATGgagcatttcatttcataaaatgtCATGTATATAAATACAGTAATTTGAAAgttcatttcatttcaaattatatcttaaactttaaaaactaaTAATAAGTCTTATACAACTACAAAATGGATAGATGTGAATCCACTCTGGCTTTAATAGACTTTGAACAAGTTGAGCAGAATGACTATTCATCTGGTTATGAATCCACACCATCAGACTCGGAGTCATCTACACCAACCCAGAAATCGCAATATGACACATTTTTACCAACCAGCTACAACAGGGACCCagtcaaaatcaaagaaaagatGAGTTACAGAAATACACAAGCTCTGACAGAACAACTGAAGGTCATCTCGTCCATACCAGAACTTTGTGATGTCACATTTGAAGTTGGACCAGAAAATGTCAAAGTTCATGGTGTCAAGGCCATCTTGGGAACAAGAAAAtctcattttaaagaaacaaaaggaAGCTGAATTTCAGAGTAAAGCTGACAAAAAAGGAAAGCAAAAGAAAACTACAATAAAATCTGACAAAGTTACTATTGTTGTGAAGAAGTATGAACCAGAGGACTTCAAAAAGATAATTCAGTTCATACACAGTGGTTCTGTGGACATCAACAGTTCATGTGTAGTTGGACTTTTATGTGGAGCATCACAGTTTGGTCTGGATGACCTTGAAAGAGCATGCTGGGACTTTGTCAACTATTCTGTTAATAAAGGGACCATCTTAAAGATTATACCATCTGCCAAGAGATACAGTCATCATAAAACTGGACAAAGACTCTTGGAGAAGATATTTAGTAAAACACAACATGTTgaattataaatagatataggaagatgtggtgtgataaATGACTATATAAATAAGTGCTTAATTCTATTATTACTATTAGTGCTATGATATGttattaattgataaataagtaaataaaatatatagaaaaaaaatctgtttttatttgtgatgACCAATGGTGATAACAATCTAGCCTACTGAAATAGTCTGTTTCTGTATAGCTTTTATCACATGATTTGTTCAGTTATTGTGGCTAAACCACGACCGAGTAAGTGTTCGAGTTACAGTAAAAGTTAGTCAGGGTGCAAGTCAAAGTTCGAGTTCAAGTTTGAGTTAAAGCATGAACAATGCCTCGAGTTCCAGTTTGAGCCAAATTTAGAGATAAAGTTTGAGCTGTGTTTCGATTTAAACTTCGAGATGTGTTTCGATTTTAACTTCGAGCTGTGCATCGATTTAAACTTTGAATGCGAGTTATGAGTTTGAGTTTGAGTTCGAGTTTAACTTTCAGTTTAAATCAGAGTTATTTCATTTGAGTTCGTATTTCATAATACATTAAATTTCTAAGGAAAAGAGAGGTCAAATAGAGCCACCAAGAGGTACTTTTGTTCTGAGATAAATTAGTTTCCAAAGCTAAaacattgattggttgttggttgctttacgtccagtggcaaatatttcatgcatatttcatgcatgttcaggacgagataaaaaaaaaaaagagagaagtTAAAACAGGATAaacaatttttgcggtcgtatattggtatcccATCGTCGTCCTCGTCCGCATCGTCCTAAGACACttagtttccggacaataacttaagtttaagtgaATGATATCtatgtaattttaacacaatgaatgtgtttgtagatagatgtttttgtgttctgcatgttaaattgttccttttaaaattgttacacgccgatgatgactgctgtactcatattttgattattttatttattatgtctgtttagttcacgcatcattgtaaatataacggaatttgatgagactgtcaacaCAGTTAGAGGTTTagagctataaaaccaggtttaatccacaattttctacatttgaaaatgcctgtaccaagtcaggaatatgacagttgttgtttattcgtttttgatgtgttttgtcatttgattttgccatgtgattaagtacttttcaatttgattttcctctgagttcagtacttttgtgattttactttcttttttttagaaaccACAAAATGGTAGGTCAGGATTGATTTTTTGGGTTATGGTCCAAATAGTTAAGGAATAAAGTGTCTAAAcagggtccaaataagcatgtttctagtttccagacaataatttgtgtatggatctttctgacattgtaccacacAGTCCCATACCccaaaaggaagattgggattgattttgggggttatggccCTAACTGTTTTGGAGTTGTGGGTCAGAAAAGGTCCGAAACCAGATTTTTCTCATACTTTGTATACATTGCTTATTTCATGACcaatttatttggttttattcTGAGGTTCTTTAATGTGCTGAATTGAACCGTGTATCAAAAGATTTTGGGCCCTTGTTTTTAATATTGGTTCACATTGAGGTCATAAGGgcccaaaattaaacttagatTGAATTTTTAAACAGAATTGAATtcatggggttctttgatatgctgaatctaaacatgcaTTTAGCTTTTTTAAGTGTGGGGCCTTTTTTAttccccacctacgatagtagaggggcattatgttttctggtctgtggatccgttcgttcgttcgtctgcatgttcaagtttttggtcaaggtagttttgatgaaactgaagtccaatcaacctgcaacttagtacacttgatgcttatgatatgatctttctaattgtaaagccgaattagacttttgacccatTTTAACGGTCCATGgcacatggaaaatgatagtgccagtgggacattcgt
This window encodes:
- the LOC134699333 gene encoding uncharacterized protein LOC134699333; this translates as MDRCESTLALIDFEQVEQNDYSSGYESTPSDSESSTPTQKSQYDTFLPTSYNRDPVKIKEKMSYRNTQALTEQLKVISSIPELCDVTFEVGPENVKVHGVKAILGTRKSHFKETKGS